One Carassius auratus strain Wakin chromosome 16, ASM336829v1, whole genome shotgun sequence genomic window carries:
- the scap gene encoding sterol regulatory element-binding protein cleavage-activating protein, giving the protein MTVRERLRQNISAAFYRHGLLCASYPVPIILFTSASILTCCYPLLKLPLPGTGPVEFTTGVRDYSVPSHESQGDLPELPDWYRGPPVAYIQQVLVKAAVSPWDNSLVPVDVFRSPLGRVFSLLEEIRNHVYTDRSLEALCLQVTDLLPGLRRMQAVLPEHGCLLVSPGNFWQNRRDLFDADPDLLKTVHQHEPKGLHTSATLKDLLFGVPGKQSGVSLYSKKRVVTYTITIALSSYDARFVASLRARLKQLHPSVNCTLREDHMVHVHFKEEIGIAELIPLVTTYIILFAYIYFSTRKIDMVKSKWGLALAAVVTVLSSLLMSVGLCTLFGLTPTLNGGEIFPYLVVVIGLENVLVLTKSVVSTPVDLEVKLRIAQGLSNESWSIMKNMATELCIILIGYFTFVPAIQEFCLFAVVGLVSDFFLQMFFFTTVLSIDIRRMELADLNRRLPAEAGMPPPKPGPLRPRETPPPPRPSPHTITLQTPAFRNLRLPKRLRVVYFLARTRLAQRIIMVGTVIWIGILVYTDPAGLSTFLAAQVSEQSPLGEAGLPPHLGVAPVFPGGDPTSTLSVLPAPEPTPLPENQSQGHRAARPGVALVSSPQITWGPEDEELWRRLSFRHWPSLFSYYNITLAKRYISILPVIPVTLHLTPQEAIDTRHPQDTHHAPPPSIKTSDLQTDLTLYKVAALGLFAGVVLVLLLFCLYRVLCPRNYGQNGVPHGRRRRGELPCDEYGYSPPISEISPLLLRGHSMDIECLASDGMLLASCCLAGQIRVWDAQTGDCLTVIPNNGMRRSSSSSGCWEHRNGWDHISACEAESLLAADFREPGGVVMGGPDVDVFPIRRRTTPARPALFGDQPDLTPLIDTNFGSLPPSQTLSSSGFNFGVLVEKAYQEHEPSPTLAFPPSPPASQQRRHSLGDQPVLPPELPPQGNGDWDSSVWAMELRGNLIATGRSSGKLELWDAVEGSLRCINEDGVSGITALAFLNNRIVAARLNGSLDFFTVEINKPLGLLQYRGPPGRGSLPPSPCYSSEDVISCQLTRSVQCAHQKPITVLKAAAGRVVTGSQDHTVRVYRLEDSCCLFTLQGHSGGITAIYVDQTMVLASGGQDGTICVWDVLTGSRVSHVYGHRGDVTSLVCTTSCIISSGLDDLICIWDRSTGIKLYSIQQEVGCGASLGVISESLLVTGGQGCVSFWDLNYGDLLQTVYLGQSSEGQSVRQLLVLDNAAIVCDFGSELSLVYVPSVLEKLD; this is encoded by the exons ATGACGGTGAGAGAGCGGCTTCGGCAGAACATCTCGGCCGCCTTCTACCGGCACGGCCTGCTATGCGCCTCCTACCCGGTTCCCATCATTCTCTTCACCTCTGCCAGCATCCTGACCTGCTG TTACCCTCTGCTGAAGCTGCCTCTGCCAGGAACAGGGCCTGTCGAGTTCACCACTGGAGTACGAGATTACTCTGTTCCATCCCATGAGTCTCAGGGTGACCTGCCGGAGCTCCCTGATTGG TACCGGGGTCCTCCGGTGGCCTACATCCAGCAGGTCCTGGTCAAGGCAGCAGTTTCACCATGGGACAACAGTCTGGTTCCTGTGGACGTGTTCCGCTCTCCCCTTGGGCGCGTCTTCAGTCTCCTGGAGGAGATCAGAAACCACGTTTACACAGACAG AAGTTTGGAGGCGCTGTGCTTGCAGGTAACGGACTTGTTGCCAGGGTTACGGCGCATGCAGGCGGTCCTTCCAGAGCACGGCTGCCTGCTGGTATCCCCTGGCAACTTTTGGCAGAACCGGCGGGACCTGTTTGATGCAGATCCAGACCTCCTGAAAACAGTCCACCAACATGAACCCAAAGGCCTTCATACTTCAGCCACTCTGAAAG attTACTCTTTGGTGTCCCGGGGAAGCAGTCGGGTGTAAGCCTGTACAGCAAGAAGAGAGTGGTGACTTACACCATCACAATTGCACTAAGCTCCTATGACGCAAG GTTTGTAGCCAGTCTCCGAGCCCGTCTGAAACAGCTTCATCCTTCAGTGAACTGCACTCTGCGTGAAGACCACATGGTGCACGTCCATTTCAAAGAGGAGATTGGCATCGCTGAGCTCATCCCTCTGGTCACCACCTACATCATCCTCTTTGCTTATATCTACTTCTCCACCC GAAAGATTGACATGGTGAAATCCAAATGGGGCCTGGCGCTGGCCGCTGTGGTGACGGTCCTCAGCTCTCTGCTCATGTCTGTGGGACTCTGCACCTTGTTTGGCCTGACGCCCACGCTGAATGGAGG GGAAATCTTCCCTTACCTTGTGGTGGTAATTGGTTTGGAGAATGTCCTTGTCCTCACCAAGTCTGTTGTGTCAACGCCTGTCGACCTTGAAGTCAAGCTGCGTATTGCTCAAG GTCTAAGCAATGAGAGCTGGTCCATCATGAAGAATATGGCAACTGAACTGTGCATCATCCTCATTGGATACTTCACATTTGTACCAGCAATTCAG GAGTTCTGTCTATTTGCTGTGGTCGGTCTGGTGTCCGATTTCTTCCTGCAGATGTTTTTCTTCACCACTGTGCTGTCTATTGACATACGCCGCATGGAG TTGGCTGATCTGAACAGGCGTCTCCCGGCAGAAGCAGGGATGCCTCCGCCTAAACCAGGCCCTTTGCGTCCACGAGAGACACCTCCACCACCCCGCCCTTCTCCCCACACCATTACCCTGCAGACTCCTGCTTTCCGGAACCTCCGCTTGCCCAAGAGGCTCAGGGTGGTGTACTTCCTAGCCCGCACTCGCCTGGCACAGAGAATCATCATG GTTGGCACTGTTATCTGGATTGGTATCCTGGTCTACACAGACCCTGCTGGTCTGAGTACTTTCCTTGCTGCCCAGGTGTCAGAGCAGAGCCCTCTTGGGGAGGCGGGGCTTCCTCCTCACTTGGGCGTTGCTCCAGTATTTCCTGGTGGAGACCCAACCAGCACACTGAGCGTGCTTCCTGCCCCTGAACCCACTCCTCTACCTGAAAACCAATCTCAGGGTCACCGAGCAGCCCGCCCAGGTGTTGCCCTGGTGTCCAGCCCCCAGATCACTTGGGGCCCTGAGGACGAGGAGCTGTGGAGGCGGCTTTCTTTCCGCCACTGGCCCTCACTCTTTAGCTATTACAATATCACTCTTGCAAAGAG GTACATCAGCATTCTTCCAGTCATCCCCGTCACGCTCCATCTCACCCCGCAAGAGGCCATAGACACACGCCATCCCCAGGATACACACCACGCTCCTCCTCCCAGCATCAAGACCTCTGATCTTCAGACAGATCTCACACTCTACAA AGTGGCAGCTCTTGGACTTTTCGCCGGTGTGGTGTTAGTTCTCTTACTCTTCTGTCTGTATCGTGTGCTCTGCCCTCGGAACTACGGGCAGAACGGGGTTCCCCATGGTCGCCGTCGCCGTGGAGAACTGCCCTGCGATGAGTACGGCTACTCGCCGCCAATCAGTGAAATTTCCCCTCTGCTTCTGAGAGGCCACAGCATG GACATTGAGTGTCTGGCCAGTGATGGAATGCTGCTGGCCAGCTGTTGTCTGGCGGGACAGATCCGTGTGTGGGACGCACAGACTGGAGACTGTCTTACTGTTATACCCAACAATGG TATGcgcaggagcagcagcagcagtggttGTTGGGAGCACCGTAATGGCTGGGATCACATAAGCGCTTGTGAGGCCGAGAGCCTTTTGGCGGCAGACTTTCGGGAACCAGGAGGAGTAGTGATGGGAGGGCCAGATGTAGACGTTTTCCCAATAAGGAGGAGGACCACCCCTGCACGCCCTGCCCTGTTTGGGGACCAGCCAGACCTCACTCCTCTCATAGACACCAACTTTGGGTCATTGCCCCCATCTCAGACGTTAAGCAGCTCTGGCTTTAATTTCGGGGTATTGGTGGAGAAAGCTTACCAGGAGCATGAGCCCTCGCCAACATTGGCCTTCCCACCTTCTCCTCCGGCTTCACAGCAAAGGCGACATAGCCTCGGGGACCAGCCTGTTTTACCACCAGAGCTCCCCCCGCAAGGCAATGGCGACTGGGACAGCTCGGTGTGGGCCATGGAGCTGAGGGGTAACCTCATTGCCACGGGCCGCAGCAGTGGAAAACTGGAG CTGTGGGATGCAGTAGAAGGATCATTACGGTGCATTAATGAAGATGGAGTATCTGGAATCACTGCCTTGGCTTTTCTTAATAACAG AATTGTGGCAGCTCGTTTAAATGGCTCACTGGATTTCTTCACAGTGGAGATCAACAAGCCTCTGGGGTTGCTGCAATATCGCG gACCCCCAGGCCGAGGAAGTCTGCCCCCCTCCCCCTGTTACAGCAGTGAGGATGTGATCAGCTGTCAGCTGACGCGCTCAGTGCAGTGTGCCCACCAGAAGCCCATCACTGTGCTCAAAGCTGCCGCGGGCAGAGTGGTCACCGGCAGCCAGGACCATACAGTCAGG GTGTATCGTTTGGAGGATTCTTGTTGTCTCTTCACCCTGCAGGGCCACTCGGGTGGAATAACTGCCATATACGTAGACCAG ACCATGGTTCTAGCCAGCGGGGGTCAAGACGGTACCATCTGCGTGTGGGACGTCCTTACTGGCAGCCGTGTGAGCCACGTTTACGGTCACCGCGGTGATGTCACCTCATTGGTTTGCACAACTTCCTGTATCATTAGCAGTGGGTTGGATGACCTCATTTGCATTTGGGACCGTAGCACAGGCATAAAGCTGTACTCCATACAACAG GAGGTGGGCTGTGGGGCCAGTCTAGGGGTGATCTCTGAAAGCCTGCTGGTGACGGGAGGACAAGGTTGCGTGTCGTTTTGGGACTTGAACTACGGGGACCTGCTGCAGACGGTGTACCTGGGCCAGAGCAGCGAAGGTCAGAGCGTCAGGCAGCTCCTGGTTCTGGACAATGCCGCCATAGTCTGTGACTTTGGTAGCGAGCTCAGCCTAGTCTACGTGCCCTCTGTTCTGGAGAAGCtggactga